The following DNA comes from Ailuropoda melanoleuca isolate Jingjing unplaced genomic scaffold, ASM200744v2 unplaced-scaffold71478, whole genome shotgun sequence.
CATGGGCACCCTCCTAATCAGCAAGATCCGAGAAGAATACCCTGACCGCATCATGAACACCTTCAGTGTGGTGCCGTCCCCAAAGGTATCGGACACTGTTGTGGAGCCTTATAACGCAACATTGTCCGTCCACCAGCTTGTAGAGAACACAGATGAAACCTTCTGTATTGACAACGAGGCGCTCTACGACATCTGCTTCAGGACCCTTAAACTGACAACCCCAACTTACGGCGATCTCAACCACCTGGTTTCTGCCACAATGAGTGGTGTCACCACCTGTCTACGCTTCCCTGGACAGCTCAATGCAGATCTCCGTAAGCTGGCAGTCAATATGGTGCCCTTCCCTCGTCTGCATTTCTTCATGCCCGGCTTTGCCCCTCTGACCAGCCGTGGCAGTCAGCAGTACCGTGCTCTGACAGTGCCAGAGCTTACACAGCAGATGTTCGACTCCAAGAACATGATGGCAGCCTGTGACCCACGACATGGCCGTTACCTCACTGTCGCAGCCATCTTCCGTGGTCGCATGTCCATGAAGGAAGTAGATGAGCAGATGCTCAATGTTCAAAACAAGAACAGCAGCTACTTTGTGGAGTGGATCCCAAACAACGTGAAGACGGCAGTGTGTGACATTCCACCTCGTGGTCTTAAGATGGCCGCCACCTTCATTGGAAACAGCACTGCTATTCAAGAGCTCTTCAAGCGCATTTCTGAGCAGTTCACTGCCATGTTCCGCCGTAAGGCCTTCCTCCATTGGTACACTGGTGAGGGCATGGACGAGATGGAATTCACTGAGGCAGAGAGCAACATGAATGACCTGGTGTCGGAGTACCAGCAGTACCAGGATGCcacagcagaagagggagagtttgaagaagaggcagaggaggaagtcGCATAAACTTAACATCATACTGAAATAAATGGACCATATTGCCAACTCTTGCATGAACTTAAACGTTGGGTCGACCATTTAGCTTTCCGCTGTCTAGTGTCCAGATTGGGCCTACACTGGTTTGCTCACGTTCAGGGATGTCGGCTTTGAGTAATATGGGTAATTGCTGCACTGCATTTGTCATTTCCTATTTGTGGGAGCTCTTGTCTAGCCGTTACTGACTGGTGGAGCTTCTTAGCATGAGTTGACCACACCCATCTACCCTCTTCCTGTAGCTGCATTTTGCAGTTTGTCAGACTGGTCCCATGACCAAGCCCCTTGGTCAGAATTACTGGAAGTGGCTGGGTCAACGTTGCTCCATAAATTATTTTGGGGTAACTCAATCAGATGTGGGTTCCTGTTTACAATCCTTGGTTGGTTCCATTGGAGAGCAAGGCTCCTTGTCAGCACATCCCAGGTGGAGTGTCTTGAGGTGGAACCCTCTTTAT
Coding sequences within:
- the LOC117800503 gene encoding tubulin beta-4B chain-like isoform X1; amino-acid sequence: MREIVHLQAGQCGNQIGAKFWEVISDEHGIDPTGTYHGDSDLQLERINVYYNEASGGKYVPRAILVDLEPGTMDSVRSGPFGQIFRPDNFVFGQSGAGNNWAKGHYTEGAELVDSVMDVVRKESESCDCLQGFQLTHSLGGGTGSGMGTLLISKIREEYPDRIMNTFSVVPSPKVSDTVVEPYNATLSVHQLVENTDETFCIDNEALYDICFRTLKLTTPTYGDLNHLVSATMSGVTTCLRFPGQLNADLRKLAVNMVPFPRLHFFMPGFAPLTSRGSQQYRALTVPELTQQMFDSKNMMAACDPRHGRYLTVAAIFRGRMSMKEVDEQMLNVQNKNSSYFVEWIPNNVKTAVCDIPPRGLKMAATFIGNSTAIQELFKRISEQFTAMFRRKAFLHWYTGEGMDEMEFTEAESNMNDLVSEYQQYQDATAEEGEFEEEAEEEVA
- the LOC117800503 gene encoding tubulin beta chain-like isoform X2; this translates as MREIVHLQAGQCGKYVPRAILVDLEPGTMDSVRSGPFGQIFRPDNFVFGQSGAGNNWAKGHYTEGAELVDSVMDVVRKESESCDCLQGFQLTHSLGGGTGSGMGTLLISKIREEYPDRIMNTFSVVPSPKVSDTVVEPYNATLSVHQLVENTDETFCIDNEALYDICFRTLKLTTPTYGDLNHLVSATMSGVTTCLRFPGQLNADLRKLAVNMVPFPRLHFFMPGFAPLTSRGSQQYRALTVPELTQQMFDSKNMMAACDPRHGRYLTVAAIFRGRMSMKEVDEQMLNVQNKNSSYFVEWIPNNVKTAVCDIPPRGLKMAATFIGNSTAIQELFKRISEQFTAMFRRKAFLHWYTGEGMDEMEFTEAESNMNDLVSEYQQYQDATAEEGEFEEEAEEEVA